The Vibrio navarrensis genome has a segment encoding these proteins:
- the rluC gene encoding 23S rRNA pseudouridine(955/2504/2580) synthase RluC: protein MNEIRTKVQSVEIDEDMAGQRIDNFLRNQLKDVPKSMIYRIVRKGEVRVNKKRIKAEYKLQAGDVVRIPPLTVEEKTPEVAPSTKLNRVAELEQQIIFEDDHLLILNKPSGTAVHGGSGLKFGAIEALRALRPEARFLELVHRIDRDTSGILLVAKKRSALRHLQAQFREKTVKKYYFALVMGEWKNSCKVVNAPLLKNEVNSIVRVNPNGKPSETRFSVLEKFTQATLVQASPITGRTHQIRVHTQYSGHPIAWDDRYGDRRFDAYTGQHGLDRLFLHAANIRFVHPATEASMEINAPMGEQLEAVLASLRSEKKG, encoded by the coding sequence ATGAACGAAATCAGAACTAAAGTCCAATCCGTCGAAATCGATGAGGATATGGCTGGTCAACGCATTGATAATTTCTTGCGTAACCAATTAAAAGATGTCCCTAAAAGCATGATTTATCGAATCGTGCGTAAGGGCGAAGTCCGAGTAAACAAAAAGCGCATCAAAGCAGAGTATAAGCTGCAAGCTGGCGACGTGGTACGTATTCCACCCCTAACGGTGGAAGAAAAAACACCAGAAGTCGCACCGAGCACCAAACTCAATCGAGTAGCAGAGCTTGAGCAGCAGATTATCTTCGAAGACGATCATCTGCTGATCCTCAATAAACCCTCTGGCACGGCGGTACACGGTGGTAGCGGTTTAAAATTTGGTGCGATTGAAGCGCTACGAGCGTTAAGACCGGAAGCGCGTTTTTTAGAGCTAGTGCATCGTATTGACCGTGACACCTCCGGAATCTTGCTCGTGGCTAAAAAGCGCTCTGCATTGCGACATTTGCAAGCGCAGTTTCGTGAAAAAACAGTTAAGAAATATTATTTCGCGTTGGTGATGGGTGAGTGGAAAAACAGCTGCAAGGTGGTCAACGCGCCACTGTTGAAGAACGAAGTGAATAGCATTGTTCGCGTTAATCCGAATGGTAAACCTTCTGAAACGCGCTTTAGCGTGCTTGAAAAGTTTACCCAAGCGACGTTAGTGCAAGCGAGTCCGATTACCGGGAGAACGCATCAAATTCGTGTCCACACACAGTACAGCGGCCACCCTATTGCGTGGGACGATCGATATGGTGATCGTCGATTTGATGCTTACACAGGTCAACATGGGTTAGACCGTCTGTTTTTGCATGCGGCCAACATACGTTTTGTGCACCCAGCTACCGAAGCGTCAATGGAGATTAACGCGCCGATGGGTGAGCAGCTAGAGGCGGTGTTAGCCTCTCTTCGAAGTGAGAAAAAGGGATGA